A region of Pseudomonas putida DNA encodes the following proteins:
- a CDS encoding LTA synthase family protein → MANTDALKQGARASLAPTLKSHLAYTLFSALVIMLMLSLVRLALLVYNSDMIGDTPYATVAEGFLNGLRFDLRVVVYISIPLLLAILSPWAMARRGVFRLWLTIASSVVMFLGLMEMDFYREFHQRLNGLVFQYIKEDPKTVMSMLWYGFPVVRYLLAWVVGTWLLSLLFKGIDRMTRGGQSGSATLQRRAAPWYNRLAVFMVILLVAVVAARGTLRQGPPMRWGDAFTTDSNFVNQLGLNGTLTLIDAAKSRFGEDRANIWKPVLDQPLATQTVREQLLTAHDTLVDADEAAIRRDFVPPADRTLPIKNVVVILMESFAGHSVGALGSPNNITPYFDKLAKEGLLFDRFFSNGTHTHQGMFATMACFPNLPGFEYLMQTPEGGHKLSGLPALLSARDYDDVYVYNGDFAWDNQSGFFGNQGMTTFIGRNDFVNPVFSDPTWGVSDQDMFDRGAEELAKHDGKKPIYALLQTLSNHTPYALPKDLPVAPVTGQGRLDEHLTAMRYSDWALGQFFEKARKEPYFKETLFVIVGDHGFGNHQQVTELDLGRFNVPLLLIAPGIQEKFGAVDHTVGTQVDIVPTIMGRLGGQTRHQCWGRDLLNLPEGDQGMGMIKPSGSEQIVGLVQGDRILIESKDMTPRMYRYQLGSEFKAELIESPDQPQMLKTLEAYIQTATKSLLDNTAGVVHGTPK, encoded by the coding sequence ATGGCTAACACGGATGCCTTGAAACAGGGCGCGCGAGCTTCGCTCGCGCCGACCCTGAAATCCCACCTGGCCTACACGCTGTTCAGCGCTCTGGTCATCATGCTGATGCTCAGCCTCGTGCGCCTGGCGCTGTTGGTCTACAACAGCGACATGATCGGCGATACGCCCTATGCGACCGTCGCCGAGGGCTTCCTCAACGGATTGCGCTTCGATTTGCGGGTGGTGGTGTACATCAGCATTCCGCTGCTGCTGGCCATTCTCAGCCCCTGGGCCATGGCCCGGCGTGGCGTGTTCCGGTTGTGGCTGACCATCGCTTCGAGCGTGGTGATGTTCCTCGGCCTGATGGAGATGGACTTCTACCGCGAGTTCCACCAGCGCCTCAATGGCCTGGTGTTCCAGTACATCAAGGAAGACCCCAAGACCGTCATGAGCATGCTCTGGTACGGCTTCCCGGTGGTCCGCTACCTGCTGGCCTGGGTCGTCGGCACCTGGCTGCTGAGCCTGCTGTTCAAGGGCATCGACCGCATGACCCGTGGCGGCCAGTCGGGCAGTGCTACCCTGCAGCGCCGCGCCGCGCCCTGGTACAACCGCCTGGCGGTGTTCATGGTGATCCTGCTGGTGGCCGTGGTCGCCGCCCGTGGCACCCTGCGCCAGGGCCCGCCGATGCGTTGGGGGGATGCCTTCACCACTGACTCCAACTTCGTCAACCAGCTTGGCCTGAACGGCACCCTGACCCTGATCGATGCCGCCAAGAGCCGCTTCGGCGAAGACCGCGCCAACATCTGGAAGCCTGTGCTGGACCAGCCGCTGGCCACGCAGACCGTGCGTGAACAACTGCTGACCGCCCACGATACCCTGGTCGACGCCGACGAAGCCGCGATCCGCCGTGACTTCGTGCCGCCAGCCGACCGTACCCTGCCGATCAAGAACGTCGTGGTGATCCTCATGGAGAGCTTCGCCGGCCACTCGGTGGGCGCCCTGGGCAGCCCCAATAACATCACTCCGTACTTCGACAAGCTGGCCAAGGAAGGGTTGCTGTTCGACCGCTTCTTCTCCAACGGCACCCATACCCACCAGGGTATGTTCGCCACCATGGCCTGCTTCCCCAACCTGCCAGGTTTCGAATACCTGATGCAGACCCCGGAAGGCGGCCACAAGCTGTCCGGCCTGCCCGCGCTGCTCAGCGCCCGCGACTATGACGATGTGTACGTCTACAACGGTGATTTTGCCTGGGACAACCAGTCTGGTTTCTTCGGCAACCAGGGCATGACCACCTTCATCGGCCGTAACGACTTCGTCAACCCGGTGTTCTCCGACCCGACCTGGGGTGTATCCGACCAGGACATGTTCGACCGTGGCGCTGAAGAACTGGCCAAGCACGATGGCAAGAAGCCGATCTATGCGCTGCTGCAGACCCTGTCCAACCACACGCCTTACGCGCTGCCTAAGGACCTGCCGGTAGCGCCTGTCACCGGCCAGGGCCGCCTGGACGAGCACCTCACCGCCATGCGCTATTCCGACTGGGCGCTGGGCCAGTTCTTCGAGAAGGCGCGCAAAGAGCCGTACTTCAAGGAGACGCTGTTCGTCATCGTGGGCGACCACGGCTTTGGCAACCATCAACAGGTCACCGAACTGGACCTGGGCCGCTTCAACGTGCCGCTGCTGCTGATTGCCCCGGGCATTCAGGAGAAGTTTGGTGCGGTTGACCACACCGTGGGTACCCAGGTCGACATCGTGCCGACCATCATGGGCCGCCTGGGTGGCCAGACCCGTCACCAGTGCTGGGGGCGCGACCTGCTCAACCTGCCTGAAGGCGACCAGGGCATGGGCATGATCAAACCGTCGGGTAGCGAGCAGATCGTTGGCCTGGTGCAGGGTGACCGCATCCTCATCGAGTCCAAGGACATGACTCCGCGCATGTACCGCTACCAGTTGGGCAGCGAGTTCAAGGCCGAGCTGATCGAAAGCCCGGACCAGCCGCAAATGCTGAAAACGCTCGAAGCGTACATCCAGACGGCGACCAAGAGCCTGCTGGATAACACCGCTGGCGTTGTACACGGCACGCCCAAGTAA